A genomic region of Solanum dulcamara chromosome 2, daSolDulc1.2, whole genome shotgun sequence contains the following coding sequences:
- the LOC129879875 gene encoding G-type lectin S-receptor-like serine/threonine-protein kinase At4g27290 codes for MTPLFILVFVLSFFSLKNPPFHLAKANNFTSQNSSIIGNTIGGNKWISIASTIVSSSGNFEMGFFTPGNNSNYYIGIWYKKLSKQTVIWVANRETPISIYEMDFAQFKIEDGNLVLINGTKQIIWSTNINFTTNFNNSQVVATLVDDGNLILSNGDSNNRTNFLWTSFDHPSHTFMPGSKFGYNKRTRLKQVLTSWKNANDPSPGPFTHEVNMDKYSGQGVNMWNHSVIYWNSGPWTGNNFTGVPYQPNPMFNYTYVNNDDEVYYMYDFFNPSLISNFIMDVNGQTKQVLWMDSTNDWNVFYTDPKQVCDVFSYCGAFGTCSELNSAPTCDCLNGFNPKFEKDWKLNSFSSGCMRKTSLNCGNFGEKDKFWMYKDMRLPTNNETLGVGNEAECESACLENCDCVGYAYKSGNIGCLIWKGEILNLQQLSQDNANGSTIYVRLAASEFSSNQDAHQKQTSTKLKIAIPIGVIAALLILSCFSYIYYRKRRSSKVKESTTKPFMQNNTEGEGMELMDIQDDKGNIEVPFFSFESILVATDDFSEQNKLGQGGFGPVYKGVFSGGREFALKRLSSHSGQGINEFKNEVMLIARLQHRNLVRLLGYCIQSSEKILLYEYMANKSLDTFIFDRRRSVTLDWRKRFEIIEGIAKGLLYLHHDSRLRIIHRDLKTSNILLDEELNPKISDFGLARVVEGKITQANTNKVVGTYGYMAPEYAIDGLFSIKSDVFSFGIVILEIISGRRNTGFFHQEEASNLLGHAWRLWTEDKALDLVDQSLHESCNKEEAIKLLNIGLLCVQEDPKERPNTSNIIMMLGSENIISLPRPNQPSFMTRKGGNNTSSSSNAKSDGVSNNQLTVTIEMGR; via the exons ATGACTCCTCTCTTTATTTTGGTCTTTGTactctcttttttctctctaaaaaaTCCCCCTTTTCATTTAGCAAAAGCTAACAATTTTACAAGCcaaaatagttcaattattggtaACACAATTGGTGGAAACAAATGGATTTCAATTGCCTCAACAATAGTTTCTTCAAGTGGTAATTTTGAAATGGGATTCTTCACACCAGGTAACAATTCCAATTATTACATAGGTATATGGTACAAAAAATTAAGTAAACAAACTGTTATTTGGGTTGCAAATAGAGAGACACCAATTTCCATATATGAAATGGATTTTGCACAATTCAAGATTGAAGATGGAAATTTAGTACTCATCAATGGTACTAAACAAATAATTTGGTCGACAAATATCAATTTTACCACAAATTTCAACAATTCCCAAGTTGTTGCAACACTTGTTGATGATGGAAATTTGATATTAAGTAATGGAGATAGTAACAATAGGACGAATTTTCTATGGACAAGTTTTGATCATCCATCTCACACGTTCATGCCTGGTTCAAAATTTGGGTACAACAAACGTACAAGACTGAAGCAGGTCCTTACTTCATGGAAAAACGCAAACGATCCATCACCAGGACCCTTTACACATGAAGTTAACATGGATAAGTATAGTGGACAAGGTGTTAATATGTGGAACCATAGTGTTATTTATTGGAATAGTGGACCTTGGACAGGCAACAATTTTACAGGGGTACCATATCAACCAAATCCTATGTTTAATTATACATATgttaataatgatgatgaggtTTATTACATGTACGACTTCTTTAACCCTTCActtatttcaaatttcattATGGATGTTAATGGACAAACAAAACAAGTACTATGGATGGATAGTACAAATGATTGGAATGTATTTTACACTGATCCAAAACAAGTTTGTGATGTTTTTTCTTATTGTGGAGCTTTTGGTACATGTAGTGAGTTAAACTCTGCTCCAACATGTGATTGTTTGAATGGTTTTAATCCTAAGTTTGAAAAGGATTGGAAATTGAATAGTTTTTCAAGTGGATGTATGAGGAAAACAAGTTTGAATTGTGGTAATTTTGGTGAAAAGGACAAGTTTTGGATGTACAAGGATATGAGATTACCAACAAATAATGAGACTTTGGGTGTTGGGAATGAAGCAGAGTGTGAAAGTGCTTGTTTGGAGAATTGTGATTGTGTTGGTTATGCTTATAAGAGTGGAAATATTGGGTGTTTGATATGGAAAGGGGAAATCTTGAATTTGCAACAACTTTCTCAAGATAATGCAAATGGAAGCACCATTTATGTTAGGCTTGCAGCTTCTGAGTTTTCAAGTAACCAAG ATGCACATCAAAAGCAAACTTCAACAAAGCTGAAAATTGCAATTCCTATTGGTGTGATTGCTGCACTTCTCATTCTTTCATGCTTTTCCTATATATAttatagaaaaagaagaagctcAAAAGTTAAAG AGAGTACTACAAAACCTTTCATGCAGAATAATACTGAAGGAGAAGGAATGGAATTGATGGATATTCAAGATGATAAAGGCAATATTGAGGTTCCATTCTTTAGTTTTGAAAGCATATTAGTGGCAACAGATGACTTCTCTGAACAAAATAAGCTTGGTCAAGGGGGATTTGGTCCTGTTTACAAG GGAGTATTTTCAGGAGGAAGAGAATTTGCATTAAAAAGGTTATCAAGTCATTCTGGACAAGGCATAAATGAATTCAAGAATGAAGTAATGTTGATTGCAAGGCTTCAACATAGAAATCTTGTTAGACTTTTGGGCTATTGCATTCAATCAAGTGAAAAGATTTTACTCTATGAGTATATGGCAAATAAAAGTCTTGACACCTTCATTTTTG ATCGAAGACGAAGTGTGACATTGGATTGGAGAAAAAGATTTGAAATTATAGAGGGAATTGCTAAAGGACTTCTTTATCTACACCATGATTCAAGATTAAGGATTATTCATAGAGATCTCAAAACAAGTAACATATTATTAGATGAAGAGTTGAATCCAAAAATATCAGATTTTGGATTAGCAAGAGTTGTTGAAGGGAAAATTACACAAGCAAATACAAATAAAGTGGTTGGAACCTA TGGTTATATGGCTCCAGAGTATGCAATAGATGGATTATTCTCAATTAAATCGGATGTATTTAGTTTTGGAATAGTTATACTCGAGATCATCAGTGGAAGAAGAAATACTGGATTTTTTCATCAAGAAGAAGCGTCGAACCTCTTAGGCCAT gCATGGAGATTATGGACAGAAGATAAAGCATTGGACTTGGTGGATCAATCACTACATGAATCATGTAACAAAGAAGAAGCAATTAAATTGCTTAATATTGGGCTTTTGTGTGTACAAGAAGATCCAAAAGAGAGGCCCAATACATCAAATATTATAATGATGCTTGGTagtgaaaatattatttcactTCCACGCCCAAATCAACCGTCTTTTATGACAAGAAAAGGTGGTAATAAcacatcttcttcttctaatgctaAGTCTGATGGTGTCTCTAATAATCAGCTTACTGTCACCATTGAAATGGGTCGATAA
- the LOC129874007 gene encoding putative fasciclin-like arabinogalactan protein 20 isoform X1, whose product MAFFKAFFFFFSYLLCFSTAQSPPPPPAPPQSLLNAAETLSNSGYISMSLTLELITDTVLSRAAKNSLTGSALTIFSPPDSSFTDFGQPSLSHILLHFSPVSISLSSLQSLPFSSKIPSLSPSSSLYVTSSPSDSRVSINNVEIVGSPIYDDGFVVVFAIEHFFTQNFTKPETNRNPDFKPSPQCIRFDPFSRFYEVSLLLKSKGYLIMSSFLELQLIGFLKNTELKLTVFAPMDDAIVGFSGDFPEYQQLFLRHLVPCVLYWTDLNDMVNGTEFKNYINGLSLKITQVNDVSFVNGVEITYPDLYYSDWLVVHGLQSLIPLPDEIDDEMDEDPGKPERMIDVSIAPDHSEF is encoded by the coding sequence ATGGCGTTCTTCAAagcatttttcttcttcttcagttaCCTCCTCTGTTTTTCCACCGCCCAATCTCCGCCTCCACCACCAGCACCTCCACAATCTCTACTTAATGCCGCGGAGACTCTGTCGAACTCCGGCTATATATCCATGTCACTCACTCTTGAGCTCATTACCGATACCGTTCTCTCACGAGCTGCCAAGAATTCACTTACTGGTTCTGCTCTTACCATTTTCTCTCCACCCGATTCGTCTTTTACCGATTTCGGTCAGCCTTCGCTTTCTCATATCCTTCTCCATTTCTCCCCTGTTTCGATTTCACTGTCTTCACTTCAATCCCTTCCGTTTTCTTCCAAAATCCCTTCATTGTCCCCTTCCAGTTCGCTTTATGTTACGAGTTCTCCTTCTGATTCGCGAGTTTCTATCAACAATGTGGAAATCGTTGGTTCACCGATTTATGATGATGGATTCGTCGTCGTTTTCGCAATTGAACATTTCTTCACCCAGAATTTCACTAAGCCGGAAACAAATCGGAACCCGGATTTCAAACCGAGCCCTCAGTGTATCAGGTTTGATCCATTTTCTCGGTTTTACGAAGTGTCATTGCTGTTGAAATCGAAGGGTTATTTGATTATGTCTTCGTTTTTGGAGTTACAATTGATCGGGTTTTTGAAGAATACGGAGTTGAAATTGACGGTGTTTGCTCCTATGGACGATGCAATTGTCGGCTTTTCCGGGGATTTTCCCGAGTATCAGCAGCTGTTTTTGAGGCATTTGGTGCCTTGTGTGCTGTACTGGACTGATTTAAATGATATGGTAAATGGAACTGAGTTTAAAAACTATATAAATGGGTTGAGTTTGAAGATAACGCAGGTTAATGATGTGAGCTTTGTTAATGGAGTCGAAATCACTTACCCAGATTTGTATTACAGCGATTGGCTTGTTGTTCATGGATTACAAAGTTTGATTCCATTACCTGATGAGATTGATGATGAAATGGATGAAGATCCTGGTAAACCCGAGAGGATGATTGATGTTTCTATCGCCCCTGATCATAGTGAATTCTGA
- the LOC129874007 gene encoding putative fasciclin-like arabinogalactan protein 20 isoform X2 codes for MAFFKAFFFFFSYLLCFSTAQSPPPPPAPPQSLLNAAETLSNSGYISMSLTLELITDTVLSRAAKNSLTGSALTIFSPPDSSFTDFGQPSLSHILLHFSPVSISLSSLQSLPFSSKIPSLSPSSSLYVTSSPSDSRVSINNVEIVGSPIYDDGFVVVFAIEHFFTQNFTKPETNRNPDFKPSPQCISDWLVVHGLQSLIPLPDEIDDEMDEDPGKPERMIDVSIAPDHSEF; via the exons ATGGCGTTCTTCAAagcatttttcttcttcttcagttaCCTCCTCTGTTTTTCCACCGCCCAATCTCCGCCTCCACCACCAGCACCTCCACAATCTCTACTTAATGCCGCGGAGACTCTGTCGAACTCCGGCTATATATCCATGTCACTCACTCTTGAGCTCATTACCGATACCGTTCTCTCACGAGCTGCCAAGAATTCACTTACTGGTTCTGCTCTTACCATTTTCTCTCCACCCGATTCGTCTTTTACCGATTTCGGTCAGCCTTCGCTTTCTCATATCCTTCTCCATTTCTCCCCTGTTTCGATTTCACTGTCTTCACTTCAATCCCTTCCGTTTTCTTCCAAAATCCCTTCATTGTCCCCTTCCAGTTCGCTTTATGTTACGAGTTCTCCTTCTGATTCGCGAGTTTCTATCAACAATGTGGAAATCGTTGGTTCACCGATTTATGATGATGGATTCGTCGTCGTTTTCGCAATTGAACATTTCTTCACCCAGAATTTCACTAAGCCGGAAACAAATCGGAACCCGGATTTCAAACCGAGCCCTCAGTGTATCAG CGATTGGCTTGTTGTTCATGGATTACAAAGTTTGATTCCATTACCTGATGAGATTGATGATGAAATGGATGAAGATCCTGGTAAACCCGAGAGGATGATTGATGTTTCTATCGCCCCTGATCATAGTGAATTCTGA
- the LOC129879876 gene encoding pentatricopeptide repeat-containing protein At1g71060, mitochondrial, producing MAPRRFLSRIPKTSKTLIPSLHNSTNTIKNGPQIHKFISFFRISTVCSTSTSSSLPLVRSIHYDSVNTHVNSNANHQNPNPKNPEIIQEAERICKILLKNTDVSTNSVADSLNSASVNVSPLLVNEVIKKLSNSGVLALSFFRWAEKQNGFVHTAESYHGLLEALGKIKQFKMVWILIDELKNKGLLCKEAFALVSRRFARARKVKEAIEAFERMEKYGLMHELQDFNRLLDTLSKSRHVGNAQEVFDKWKNRKFKPNIKSYTILLEGWGQEKNLLRLNEVYREMMADGIELDVVSYGIMIHAHCKVKKYDEAIELLHEMERKKIKATPHVYCTLINGLGSDKRLILALKYFELYKGSGFELEVFTYNAMVGAYCWSLCMDDAYRLVDEMRRSKIGPNTRTYDIILHHLIKARRMNEAYTVFQKMSNDPGCEPTVSTYEIMVRMFCNEDRTDMALRVWDQMKTKGVLPGMHSFSTLINSFCRENRLDDACRYFQEMLDMGMRPPLPLFDNLKRALLDEGKEDTVKALWRKLEKLRKSPLVG from the coding sequence ATGGCTCCCCGTCGATTCCTCAGCCGCATTCCTAAAACCTCTAAAACCCTAATCCCTTCACTTCACAACTCCACAAACACCATAAAAAATGGACCCCAAATTCACAAATTTATCTCCTTTTTTCGAATTTCTACTGTTTGTAGTACTAGTACTAGTAGTTCTTTACCCTTAGTCAGATCAATTCATTACGATTCAGTGAATACCCATGTCAATTCCAATGCTAATCACCAAAACCCAAATCCCAAAAACCCAGAAATTATCCAGGAAGCAGAAAGAATCTGCAAAATTTTACTGAAAAACACTGATGTTTCGACGAACAGTGTTGCTGATTCTTTGAATTCTGCTTCAGTAAATGTGAGTCCTTTGTTAGTTAATGAGGTTATAAAGAAGCTCAGCAATTCTGGGGTTTTAGCTTTATCTTTCTTCCGTTGGGCTGAGAAGCAGAATGGGTTCGTGCATACTGCAGAGAGTTATCATGGTTTGCTTGAAGCTCTAGGAAAGATCAAGCAGTTTAAGATGGTTTGGATTTTGATTGATGAGTTGAAAAACAAAGGGTTATTGTGTAAAGAAGCTTTTGCACTCGTTTCGCGGAGATTTGCTCGTGCGAGGAAGGTTAAAGAAGCTATCGAGGCGTTTGAGAGGATGGAGAAGTATGGATTGATGCATGAGTTGCAAGATTTTAATAGATTACTTGATACATTGAGTAAGTCTAGGCATGTTGGGAATGCACAAGAGGTGTTTGATAAATGGAAGAATAGGAAATTTAAGCCTAATATTAAGTCGTATACGATATTGTTAGAAGGTTGGGGTCAAGAAAAGAATTTGTTGAGGTTGAATGAAGTTTATCGCGAGATGATGGCTGATGGTATTGAGCTTGATGTGGTGAGCTATGGAATCATGATCCATGCTCATTGCAAGGTTAAGAAGTATGATGAGGCGATTGAGTTGTTACACGAAATGGAAAGGAAGAAGATTAAGGCGACGCCTCATGTGTATTGCACGTTGATAAATGGTTTGGGATCGGATAAAAGGTTGATTCTGGCTCTTAAGTATTTTGAGCTGTATAAGGGTAGTGGTTTTGAGCTTGAGGTGTTTACGTATAACGCGATGGTGGGAGCTTATTGCTGGTCTTTGTGTATGGACGATGCATATAGGTTAGTTGATGAGATGAGGAGAAGTAAGATTGGTCCAAATACCCGAACATATGACATCATTCTTCACCATCTTATAAAGGCCAGAAGAATGAATGAAGCTTATACGGTGTTTCAGAAAATGAGCAATGATCCTGGCTGTGAACCGACTGTGAGCACATACGAGATAATGGTAAGGATGTTCTGCAACGAGGACCGGACAGATATGGCTCTAAGGGTCTGGGATCAGATGAAAACAAAGGGAGTTCTTCCTGGAATGCATTCGTTTTCCACGTTGATTAACAGCTTTTGTCGTGAGAATAGATTGGATGATGCCTGCAGATACTTTCAAGAAATGCTTGATATGGGCATGAGACCTCCACTTCCATTGTTCGATAACCTAAAACGCGCACTTCTTGACGAGGGAAAAGAGGATACTGTTAAAGCTTTGTGGAGGAAACTTGAGAAACTAAGGAAAAGTCCTTTAGTTGGCTAA